A region of the Nitrospinota bacterium genome:
ACGAAGAGGCCCACCCCATGGACCGCGATTTCCTCCGCGCCCTGGAGTACGGCATGCCCCCCACGGCGGGATGCGGGATAGGTATCGACCGGCTGGTGATGGCGCTTACCGACAGCCCCTCCATTCGCGATGTCATTCTCTTTCCCCACATGCGGCCGGAAGCGGGCGAGGAGCCCTAGAGCATGCGCTACGAGTGGTTCGTCAGCCTGCGGTACTTGCGTAGCAGGCGAAAGCCGGTCTTCATCAACGTCACCACCCTCTTTTCCGTGGCGGGCATCCTTGTGGGGGTTATGGCCCTGATCGTCGTGCTGGGCGTGATGACGGGATTCGAAGAGGACCTCCGCGATAAGATACTCGGGGCCCGGGCCCACATTACCGTGCTTGAGCCTGCCAGCCGGGGGATGGCCGAGTGGCGGCAGGTCCTAGAAGACGTTAGCCCCGTGCCCCACGTAGTGGCCGCCACCCCTTTTGTTGACGAACAGGTCTTTCTCTCGGCGGGCGAGCGCACCGTGGGGGTGCTCCTAAGGGGCATCGACGTAGAGCGCGCGCCTGCGGTTACGGCCATCGATGACTCCATGGTCCGGGGCGGCCTCGCTGACCTGACAGACGGCGGGGAGACGCCGTCGGGCATCATCGTCGGGGTGGAGCTGGCCCGCTCCCTGGGGGCGGAGATGGGCGCCTCCGTGACCGTCGTCTCTCCCAGGGGCCGGGCCACGGCCGTAGGCTACATCCCCCGGATGCAGACCTTTACCGTCGTCGGCGTCTTCGACTCCGGCTACTACGAGTACGACCACAACGTGGCCCTAGTCTCTCTGCCCGCCGCCCAACGCCTCCTGGGGCTTGAGGGGCGGGTCAGCGGGGTGGATATCAAGCTCGATGACATCTTCGCCGCCGGGGCCGTTCGAGCCGACCTCCAGCGCTCTCTAGGCTTCCCCTACTGGGTCGTCGACTGGAAAACCCGCAACGAGAGCCTATTCTCCGCCCTCAAAGTGGAGAAGAACGTCATGTTCATCATTCTCACCATGATCGTGCTGGTGGCAGGCTTCAGCATCGCCTCGAGCCTCGTGATGGTGGTGATGGAGAAGCGAAAAGACATCGCCATTCTGAAGGCCATGGGGGCCACCCAGGCCTCCCTCATGGCCATCTTCACCATTCAGGGGTTCATAATAGGCGCCGCCGGGATACTCCTCGGCCTCCTCGGCGGGCTCGGCATGGCCCGGTATCTGAATGAAATTGAAGGGGCTTTGGAATTGCTCTTTCATATTGAAATCTTTCCGAAAAGCATCTATTATTTAGACAGGCTGCCGGTTCACGTCCGGTGGTTCGATGTGGCAGTCGTTTTGCTCACGGCGCTCGTGGTCAGCGTGATTGCCGCATTGTACCCTGCGTGGCGGGCCTCCCGGCTTGACCCGGTCGAGGCGATTCGGTATGAGTGAGCCGGGAGGGGGTCTGCCACAGCCGGCCATTGTAGTAGAGGGCCTAGAGAAGGCCTACCCCTTCGGCAAGGGGTGGATCGAGGTTCTCCAGGGTGTGGACCTGACAGTAGAGCGGGGCGAGATGCTCGGCGTCGTCGGGGTAAGCGGGGCCGGCAAGAGCACCCTGCTCCACATCATGGGTGCGCTGGACCGCCCGACGGCAGGCACCGTCCGCTACGGTGGGGAGGATGTCTTCGCGCTTCCGGAGGCGAGCTTGGCCTCTTTCCGGAACACGCGGGTTGGCTTCATCTTTCAGTTCCACCACCTTTTGGCGGAGTTTTCCATCTTGGAGAACACCATGATGGCATCGCTAATTGCCCGTCGCCCCGTCGCAACGGCCCGATCTGCGGCCGAGGAGCTCCTCGTCGCCGTGGGGCTTAAGGACCGCCTCCGGCACAAGCCTGGCGAGCTCTCCGGGGGAGAGCAGCAACGGGCGGCAGTGGCCCGGGCGCTCATCAACGAGCCCGATGTGGTGCTCGCCGACGAGCCCACGGGCAACCTAGACCGGGCCGCCGGCGAAGCGGTCCACGCCATGCTGCGCCGACTCAGCATCGAGCGCAGCCTGACATTTGTCGTGGCGACCCACAACGAGTCCCTGGCTGCCCAGCTGGATCGTGTAGTCCGGATCGAAGACGGCATTATCGTGCAGGCATAGAGCACTAATTGGGAGAACATTATGTTTAAGCGCTTTACCGAACGGGCTCGAAAGGTCATCATCCTAGCTCGAGAGGAAGCAGAGCGGTGCAACAACGAGTACCTCGGCACGGAACACATCCTCCTGGGCATCATCAAGGACGGCGGTGGCATCGCCATCGCAGTGCTCCAAAAGCTCAGCGTTGACCTCAAGCAGCTTAAAACCGAGGTAGAGCGCAACCTCCCCATAAGCGCCTCCACGATGGTAACGGGGGATATTCCCTTCACGCCCAGAGCCAAGAAGGTGCTGGAGCTTGCCGTCGATGAAGCCCGTCTCATGGGCCACAACTACATCGGTACGGAACACCTCCTGCTCGGGCTGCTTAAGGAAAACGAGGCCCTTGCGGCTAAGATTCTGGCCCGCTTCGGGGTAAAGCTCGTAGAGACTCGCGAGCAGACCCTGGGCCTCCTTCGAGAGCCCTCCTCCGCTGCCCCACGTGAGAAGAGCCGCACACCTACCCTCGATGAGTTCGGCCGGGACCTGACCGCTTTGGCAGAACAGGGTCAACTCGACCCGGTCATCGGGCGGGAGAATGAAATCGAGCGGGTCATCGAGATTCTCGCCCGGCGGACGAAAAACAACCCAGTGCTCATTGGGGAGCCGGGGGTCGGCAAGACCGCCATAGTCGAGGGCCTGGCCCAGCGCATCGTGTCGAAGGAGGTGCCGGAGGTGCTCTACGATAAGAGGCTCGTATCCCTCGATCTGGGAGCCATCGTGGCGGGCACGAAGTATCGCGGGCAGTTTGAGGCCCGCCTCAAGACCATCATGAAGGAGATCACCTCGAACGATAACGTTATGATCTTCATCGATGAGCTTCACACCCTCGTAGGGGCCGGGGCGGCCGAGGGCTCCATCGACGCCTCCAACATGCTTAAGCCAGCCCTCTCCCGCGGGGAGCTCCAATGCATCGGCGCCACAACCATGGACGAATACCGCCGGTACATAGAGAAGCAGGGAGCGCTGGAGCGTCGGTTCCAGCCGATCATCGTCAATCCCCCGACCATCGATGAGACGATAGATATCATCCGTGGGCTCAAGGATAAGTATGAGACCCACCACCGCGCTAGAATTACCGACGAATCCATAATCGCCGCCGTCAGGCTCTCCGACCGGTACGTCTCCGATCGCTTCCTCCCCGATAAGGCCATCGATGTTGTCGACGAGGCGGGAAGCCGCGTGAGACTAAAGCGCGTGACATTGCCTCCCGAGGTCCGGGCCCTCCTGCGCCAGATCGAAGAGATCGACCGGGACAAGCGGGAGCACATCGAGCGCCAGGAGTTTGAACGGGCCGTTGAGCTTAGGGACCGAGAAGAAGAGCTTCAAAAGAAAGTGGATCAGCTCAAGCTCGAGTGGGAGGAGGACCAAAAGAAGACCGAACCCGTTGTGACCGATGAGGAAATCACCTACATCATAAGTCGCATGACGGGCATTCCCCTCTCCAGAATGGAAGAAGCCGAGTCGGTGCGCCTCCTCAAGATGGAAGAAGAGCTCCACCAGCGCATGGTGGGCCAAGACGAAGCCATCGCCGCCATCACAAAGGCGGTCCGCCGCAGCCGGGCCGGGCTGAAGGATGCCAACAAACCCATCGGGTCTTTCCTCTTCTTGGGCCCCACCGGAGTAGGCAAAACGGAGTTGGCCCGTACCCTGGCAGACTTCCTCTTTGGGGATGAAGGGGCGTTAATTCAGCTCGATATGTCGGAGTACATGGAACGGTTCAGCGCCAGTCGCCTCACAGGCGCGCCGCCAGGCTATGTCGGCTACGAAGAGGGAGGCCAGCTGACGGAGCGGGTTCGCCGCCGGCCTTACTCGGTGGTCTTGCTCGATGAGATCGAGAAGGCGCACCCAGACATCTTCCACATGCTCTTGCAGATAATGGACGACGGTCGTCTAACCGACAGCTACGGCCGGGCGGTCGATTTTAAGAACGTGATTCTAATCATGACGAGCAATATGAGCGCCCGGGCTGCCTCGAAGGGCGTGACCCTAGGGTTCCAGAAGGAGAGCGATTTAGCGGCGCACGACCGGATGAAGGAGACCGTCCTGGGCGAAGTCCGACGGACCTTCAATCCCGAGTTCCTCAACCGCCTCGATGAAATCACCGTCTTCCACTCGCTGTCGAGAGAAGATGTCAAGAAGATCGTCGAGCTATTCCTGAAGAGCCTGAACGCTCAGCTCATAGAGCGTGGCATTACGCTGGAGCTCGACGAAGATGTCAAGGAGCGCATCGCGAAGGATGGATACGATCCGGCCTTCGGCGCTCGTCCGCTGAAGCGCACCATTCAGCGGTTGGTCGAGGACCCGCTCTCTGAGGAGGTCCTCAAGGGACGTTTCCAGGAAGGCGGCGTCATAGTTGTCCGCCTGGAGGCTGACCAAGCAGTCTTCATCGACAAACGGGATTTGGTAAAGAGCGTCTCCGACGCCTAAGGCTTCTCGCCTGCGATGTCGGGGGCGGTCTAGCATGGATAACTATCACATGCAGACCCCGCCGAGTAGGAGAGCCCTGTTCGCTGGGCTCGCGTTGGCCGGTGTCATACTGGCCGGAGTTGGAGGCGTGTGGGCGGCAGAGCCTCCCGGTCGTGGGCCTGGTCCTGCGCCACAGGTCAAAGCAGTACTCGTAGAGGGCAACCAGCGGGTCGAGGAATCGACCATCCGCTTCCACATCAACACCCGCAAGGGCGCCTCATTTAGTGTCTACGCCATCCGCGAAGATTTGAAAAAAATCTACAGCCTTGGGTACTTCGAAGACGTGAAGGTCGACGTAACGGAGTTCGAGGGGGGCCTTACGGTCACATATATAGTGGTGGAGAAGCCCTCCCTTCGGACCATTACCTTTTCCGGCAACAGCAAGATTCCGCAAGATGAGTTCTTGAGCAACATCCCTTTGCGCGAGGGGGCGATCTTGAACCGCAACCTCGTCCAAGAGAGCATCAACATCGTTCAGTTCCTCTACCATCAGAAAGGTTTCCTCTTCGTCAAGGTCGAGCCCCTTTACCACGCCGCAGCGAACAACTATGTGGACCTCGAGTTTAGCGTCACCGAGGGCAAGAAGGCGCATGTGGAGACCATCAGCTTTGCCGGCAACCGGTCCTTCTCGGACAAGGAGCTGCGCAAGGTCATCGATACCTCGACCTGGAATCCGTTCTCCTTTCTGACCATGGGTGGCACCTACGTCAGGGACGTGGTGAAGAACGACCGGGTGAAGCTCGTCCAGTTCTATCACAATAACGGCTTCCTTGACTCGGTGGTTAGCGAGCCCGCCGTGGAAATCGACGATAAGGCGGGAGACATATTCATCACCTTCTCCATTGACGAAGGGCCCCAGTACCGGGTGGCCTCACTTGCCGTTACGGGGGACGAGGAGACTCCGAAAGATCAGCTCCTGAAGCTTCTCACACTCCGGGAGGGGGAGATATTCCGCAAAAACCGCTTGCGACGCGACATCCTCTACCTGACAAACCTCTATTCTACTCAAGGATACGCCTACGCGGACGTGGTGCCCCTGACCAACCGCAACCCCGAGAACCAGACGGTCGACGTGGTCCTCGATGTGGACAAAGGCCAGCGGGTCTTCGTTGAGCAGATAAACATTCAGGGCAATACCCGAACCAGGGATCACGTCATCCGCCGCCAGTTCAAGTTGAGCGAGGGGGAGGTTTTCGACAGTAGCAAGTTAGCCCTCAGTCGCCGCAACATCCGGTTCACGGGGTATTTCGACGAGGTCTCAATCAACACGAGTCGCGGCAGTGATGACGACACCATTATCATCGACACCCAGGTCCAGGAGAAACCCACGGGGGTCTTTGGCGTTGGGGCTGGCTATTCCTCGGTCGAGCAGGCCCTGTTTGGATTTCGAATTCAGCAAGACAACCTCGCAGGACGGGGTCAAAAGCTCGCCTTCCGGGGCAATTTCTCCGGCATCCGTCAGCGATTCCGGCTTTCTTTTTGGGAACCCTCGGTGGCCGACTCCACCATTGGCATGGGGTTTAGCCTGACCAACGTCCTTGAGGAGTTTCCCCTCTACAACTCCGAGGTCAAAGGATTTGACACCACATTCTCCAAAGGCTTCCGTGATTATTGGAAAGGGAGCTTCCAATACCGCCTCGAGGATGTCGAGATAAAGAATGTCAATTCGTCCGTGCAAGGCCTGATTACTGAGGGAGAATTCACGGTTGGCTCCCTGCGCCCGACCCTGACGTACGACTCCCTCGACCGGCCCTTCTTCCCCCACCGGGGCACGAGACAGATCTACGCTCTTGAATTTGCGGCGGAGCCCTTGGGAAGCGACGTGGAATTCTGGAAGATCCAGGGCGACTTTCGCCGGTATTTTGAGATCAAGGACAACGTCGTGTATCATCCTCGCATACGGGTGGGGTTCGCCACCGGCATCGGCGGTGAGAAGCTTCCTGCCTTTGAGCGGTTCTTCGCGGGAGGGACCTCGACTGTACGTGGGTTCAAATTGCGCGACATTGGCCCGAGCATCGGCTTCCGATCGCTGGGCGGAGAGTCCCGCTTCATCCTGAACAACGAGGTTCAATATCCCCTGGTCGAGGCGATCAATCTCTCTGGTGTGGGCTTTATCGATGCGGGCAACGTCTATAATGAAATCGATGACTTTGACCCCTTTACCCTTCGTTACGGCACCG
Encoded here:
- a CDS encoding lipoprotein-releasing ABC transporter permease subunit; translation: MRYEWFVSLRYLRSRRKPVFINVTTLFSVAGILVGVMALIVVLGVMTGFEEDLRDKILGARAHITVLEPASRGMAEWRQVLEDVSPVPHVVAATPFVDEQVFLSAGERTVGVLLRGIDVERAPAVTAIDDSMVRGGLADLTDGGETPSGIIVGVELARSLGAEMGASVTVVSPRGRATAVGYIPRMQTFTVVGVFDSGYYEYDHNVALVSLPAAQRLLGLEGRVSGVDIKLDDIFAAGAVRADLQRSLGFPYWVVDWKTRNESLFSALKVEKNVMFIILTMIVLVAGFSIASSLVMVVMEKRKDIAILKAMGATQASLMAIFTIQGFIIGAAGILLGLLGGLGMARYLNEIEGALELLFHIEIFPKSIYYLDRLPVHVRWFDVAVVLLTALVVSVIAALYPAWRASRLDPVEAIRYE
- a CDS encoding ABC transporter ATP-binding protein: MSEPGGGLPQPAIVVEGLEKAYPFGKGWIEVLQGVDLTVERGEMLGVVGVSGAGKSTLLHIMGALDRPTAGTVRYGGEDVFALPEASLASFRNTRVGFIFQFHHLLAEFSILENTMMASLIARRPVATARSAAEELLVAVGLKDRLRHKPGELSGGEQQRAAVARALINEPDVVLADEPTGNLDRAAGEAVHAMLRRLSIERSLTFVVATHNESLAAQLDRVVRIEDGIIVQA
- a CDS encoding ATP-dependent Clp protease ATP-binding subunit gives rise to the protein MFKRFTERARKVIILAREEAERCNNEYLGTEHILLGIIKDGGGIAIAVLQKLSVDLKQLKTEVERNLPISASTMVTGDIPFTPRAKKVLELAVDEARLMGHNYIGTEHLLLGLLKENEALAAKILARFGVKLVETREQTLGLLREPSSAAPREKSRTPTLDEFGRDLTALAEQGQLDPVIGRENEIERVIEILARRTKNNPVLIGEPGVGKTAIVEGLAQRIVSKEVPEVLYDKRLVSLDLGAIVAGTKYRGQFEARLKTIMKEITSNDNVMIFIDELHTLVGAGAAEGSIDASNMLKPALSRGELQCIGATTMDEYRRYIEKQGALERRFQPIIVNPPTIDETIDIIRGLKDKYETHHRARITDESIIAAVRLSDRYVSDRFLPDKAIDVVDEAGSRVRLKRVTLPPEVRALLRQIEEIDRDKREHIERQEFERAVELRDREEELQKKVDQLKLEWEEDQKKTEPVVTDEEITYIISRMTGIPLSRMEEAESVRLLKMEEELHQRMVGQDEAIAAITKAVRRSRAGLKDANKPIGSFLFLGPTGVGKTELARTLADFLFGDEGALIQLDMSEYMERFSASRLTGAPPGYVGYEEGGQLTERVRRRPYSVVLLDEIEKAHPDIFHMLLQIMDDGRLTDSYGRAVDFKNVILIMTSNMSARAASKGVTLGFQKESDLAAHDRMKETVLGEVRRTFNPEFLNRLDEITVFHSLSREDVKKIVELFLKSLNAQLIERGITLELDEDVKERIAKDGYDPAFGARPLKRTIQRLVEDPLSEEVLKGRFQEGGVIVVRLEADQAVFIDKRDLVKSVSDA
- the bamA gene encoding outer membrane protein assembly factor BamA, with product MDNYHMQTPPSRRALFAGLALAGVILAGVGGVWAAEPPGRGPGPAPQVKAVLVEGNQRVEESTIRFHINTRKGASFSVYAIREDLKKIYSLGYFEDVKVDVTEFEGGLTVTYIVVEKPSLRTITFSGNSKIPQDEFLSNIPLREGAILNRNLVQESINIVQFLYHQKGFLFVKVEPLYHAAANNYVDLEFSVTEGKKAHVETISFAGNRSFSDKELRKVIDTSTWNPFSFLTMGGTYVRDVVKNDRVKLVQFYHNNGFLDSVVSEPAVEIDDKAGDIFITFSIDEGPQYRVASLAVTGDEETPKDQLLKLLTLREGEIFRKNRLRRDILYLTNLYSTQGYAYADVVPLTNRNPENQTVDVVLDVDKGQRVFVEQINIQGNTRTRDHVIRRQFKLSEGEVFDSSKLALSRRNIRFTGYFDEVSINTSRGSDDDTIIIDTQVQEKPTGVFGVGAGYSSVEQALFGFRIQQDNLAGRGQKLAFRGNFSGIRQRFRLSFWEPSVADSTIGMGFSLTNVLEEFPLYNSEVKGFDTTFSKGFRDYWKGSFQYRLEDVEIKNVNSSVQGLITEGEFTVGSLRPTLTYDSLDRPFFPHRGTRQIYALEFAAEPLGSDVEFWKIQGDFRRYFEIKDNVVYHPRIRVGFATGIGGEKLPAFERFFAGGTSTVRGFKLRDIGPSIGFRSLGGESRFILNNEVQYPLVEAINLSGVGFIDAGNVYNEIDDFDPFTLRYGTGAGIRVLSPVGPIGLDYGIKIDRKVGERQGEFHLRLGSQL